The proteins below come from a single Nitrospiraceae bacterium genomic window:
- a CDS encoding CBS domain-containing protein, protein MLVREVMSTGVLTAFPTDSVRTVVIKMLSRHCGAIPVIDQQENLIGLVALRDVILPLFPNFGDYIHDNVHSRDFTEMEDGYPDALKKKVEEVMSRNPLTVSPTTPILEAASYMGVKNFRRIPVAENGKLMGMVSIGDINRGLFFERGC, encoded by the coding sequence ATGCTTGTACGTGAAGTAATGTCCACAGGAGTGTTGACGGCGTTTCCGACGGACTCGGTTCGAACTGTTGTGATCAAAATGTTGAGTCGGCATTGCGGGGCGATCCCGGTCATTGATCAACAAGAGAATCTGATCGGGTTGGTGGCGCTTCGAGACGTTATCTTACCACTTTTCCCCAATTTTGGTGACTATATCCATGACAATGTTCACAGCCGGGATTTCACCGAAATGGAGGATGGATATCCGGACGCCCTGAAAAAAAAGGTTGAGGAAGTGATGAGCCGGAATCCTTTGACCGTCTCGCCCACCACGCCGATCTTAGAGGCCGCTTCCTACATGGGTGTGAAAAATTTCCGGAGAATCCCCGTCGCCGAAAACGGCAAACTGATGGGAATGGTCAGCATCGGCGATATCAATCGCGGCCTGTTTTTTGAGCGAGGATGTTAG
- the ggt gene encoding gamma-glutamyltransferase translates to MITYKVSHMKYTSRWALAGRASLAWIVCSCVLVGSVLDDGLAQETPLFTHREIFHPVYAEHGMVVSQEAMATRVGVDILKAGGNAIDAAVAVGFALAVTLPQAGNLGGGGFMLIYTAEKPVVMALDYREVAPAASLPQMFLDAEGTIDLSRLRYSHQSVGVPGTVAGLVKALETYGTLSLQAVLAPAIQLAREGIIISSDLASAMQEHATQLSRWPSTRRIFFQPDGARHRSGDRLIQNDLAWSLQQISEQGPGAFYDGPIAERVSAEMRVHGGLMTKKDLGRYRAVWRQPLRGTYRGYDIVSMPPPSSGGVHLIQMLNILEHEPLKIFGHNSARTIHWLVESMKLAYADRSRWLGDPEFVEVPVQGLISKAYAKQLHASINPQKARPSSGIRPSNPLPYEGRDTTHFSVMDKDGNVVLNTYTINFSFGSGIVAEGTGILLNNEMDDFVAKPGTPNAYGLMGSAANAIEPGKRPLSSMTPTLVLHKGQPFLATGSPGGSQIITTTLQLILNVIDHDMNLASATAAPRVHHQWMPDEVRVERGLSPDTLTLLEQWGHTIAVGETMGGAQSILKGPQGFYGASDPRKPDSLAAGY, encoded by the coding sequence ATGATAACGTACAAGGTTTCCCACATGAAGTATACATCTCGTTGGGCACTGGCAGGCAGGGCCTCCCTGGCATGGATAGTGTGTTCATGTGTCTTGGTGGGAAGCGTTTTGGATGATGGGTTGGCGCAAGAGACGCCCCTCTTTACCCACCGGGAAATCTTTCATCCCGTCTATGCTGAACACGGAATGGTCGTCAGTCAAGAGGCCATGGCAACCCGTGTGGGTGTGGACATATTAAAAGCCGGAGGGAATGCGATTGACGCCGCGGTAGCAGTGGGATTTGCGCTGGCTGTTACGCTTCCCCAGGCTGGGAATCTCGGGGGCGGCGGGTTTATGCTGATTTACACAGCAGAAAAGCCTGTTGTTATGGCCCTCGACTATCGCGAAGTCGCTCCTGCTGCCTCATTGCCACAGATGTTTCTTGATGCGGAAGGCACAATCGACCTGTCACGCCTTCGCTACAGCCATCAATCTGTGGGCGTTCCCGGCACGGTCGCGGGTTTGGTGAAAGCGCTTGAAACATATGGCACCCTATCTCTGCAGGCCGTGCTGGCTCCGGCAATCCAACTTGCCAGGGAAGGAATCATCATCTCCTCTGATTTGGCCTCAGCGATGCAAGAGCATGCGACACAGCTTTCTCGATGGCCCTCCACTCGCCGCATTTTTTTTCAACCGGATGGGGCGAGGCACCGGTCCGGGGATCGGTTGATTCAGAACGATCTGGCGTGGTCGCTTCAACAAATTTCCGAGCAGGGTCCAGGTGCTTTTTACGACGGTCCAATCGCGGAGCGTGTGAGCGCCGAGATGCGTGTCCACGGAGGGTTGATGACCAAAAAAGACCTGGGTCGCTATCGTGCAGTCTGGCGGCAACCACTGCGGGGAACGTATCGGGGGTATGACATTGTATCGATGCCACCACCCAGTTCCGGGGGCGTTCATTTGATTCAAATGCTGAACATCCTGGAACACGAGCCACTAAAAATATTCGGCCACAATAGTGCCAGGACTATTCACTGGCTGGTTGAGAGTATGAAGCTTGCTTATGCGGACCGGAGCCGATGGCTGGGCGATCCTGAATTTGTCGAGGTGCCCGTACAGGGTTTGATCTCCAAGGCATATGCGAAACAGTTACATGCCTCCATTAATCCGCAGAAGGCTCGTCCTTCATCAGGTATTCGGCCCTCCAACCCGTTGCCTTACGAGGGGCGCGATACCACACACTTTTCGGTCATGGATAAAGACGGCAATGTCGTGTTGAACACCTATACCATCAATTTCAGCTTTGGCAGCGGCATTGTGGCTGAGGGAACCGGGATTCTGTTGAACAATGAAATGGATGATTTTGTGGCCAAACCCGGAACGCCCAATGCCTATGGCCTGATGGGATCGGCGGCCAATGCGATTGAACCAGGAAAACGCCCCCTCTCCTCAATGACCCCAACACTGGTTCTACACAAAGGACAACCGTTTCTCGCCACCGGAAGCCCGGGAGGAAGTCAAATCATTACCACGACACTTCAACTTATTTTGAATGTCATTGATCATGATATGAACCTGGCCTCTGCCACTGCGGCTCCCCGTGTTCATCATCAATGGATGCCCGACGAAGTGCGAGTGGAACGCGGATTGAGTCCGGACACGTTGACCCTTCTTGAACAATGGGGTCACACCATCGCGGTCGGGGAAACCATGGGTGGTGCTCAAAGTATTCTTAAGGGGCCGCAGGGATTTTACGGGGCATCCGATCCTCGCAAACCGGACTCTCTGGCCGCCGGGTACTAA